A single Streptomyces sannanensis DNA region contains:
- a CDS encoding SigE family RNA polymerase sigma factor, with product MGTGAAGEADFTAFTQATYASLLRTARLLTGDSHAAEDLVQAALVKVYLHWSRSAAWASPQAYARKVVVNLYATWRRRRWHAEIAHSDHAAEADGRDMAGGAEARLELARALTTLPRAQRAVVVLRFYEDLSVEETAELLGCSPGTVKSRTNRALERLRATGVLAGYAGRAAR from the coding sequence GTGGGGACGGGGGCCGCAGGTGAAGCCGACTTCACGGCGTTCACACAAGCGACGTACGCCTCACTGCTGCGCACCGCCCGCCTGCTGACAGGGGACAGTCACGCTGCCGAGGACCTGGTCCAGGCCGCCCTGGTCAAGGTCTACCTGCACTGGAGCCGGTCCGCCGCGTGGGCGTCACCGCAGGCGTACGCCCGCAAAGTGGTCGTCAACCTCTACGCGACCTGGCGCCGGCGCCGCTGGCACGCCGAGATCGCGCACTCGGACCACGCCGCCGAGGCCGACGGCCGGGACATGGCGGGCGGCGCCGAGGCGCGGCTGGAACTGGCCCGCGCGCTCACCACCCTCCCCCGGGCCCAGCGCGCGGTCGTGGTGCTCCGCTTCTACGAGGACCTGTCGGTGGAAGAGACGGCCGAACTGCTCGGCTGTTCGCCCGGGACGGTCAAGAGCCGGACCAACAGGGCCTTGGAGCGGCTGCGCGCCACGGGCGTGCTCGCCGGTTACGCGGGAAGGGCTGCGCGATGA
- a CDS encoding UDP-N-acetylmuramate dehydrogenase, translating into MQELHDAPLAPLTTFRLGGPATRLVAATTDDEVIATVREADATGTPLLIIGGGSNLVIGDKGFDGTALRIATKGFTLDGTRLELAAGEVWTDAVARTVEAGLAGIECLAGIPGSAGATPIQNVGAYGQEVAGTITEVVAYDRRSGETVTIPATECAFSYRHSRFKQDPDRFVVLRVRFELEDADGMSAPVKYAETARTLGVEPGDRVPLAAARETVLKLRAGKGMVLDPEDHDTWSAGSFFTNPILTNGEYEAFLARVRERLGPDVTPPAFPAGEDRTKTSAAWLIDKAGFTKGYGMGPARISTKHTLALTNRGEATTEDLLALAREVVAGVRDAFGITLVNEPVTVGVTL; encoded by the coding sequence GTGCAGGAACTCCACGATGCCCCTCTCGCCCCCCTGACCACCTTCCGGCTCGGCGGCCCCGCCACCCGGCTCGTCGCGGCCACCACGGACGACGAGGTGATCGCCACCGTTCGCGAGGCGGACGCCACCGGCACCCCGCTCCTCATCATCGGCGGCGGCAGCAACCTGGTCATCGGTGACAAGGGCTTCGACGGCACCGCCCTGCGCATCGCCACCAAGGGCTTCACCCTCGACGGCACCCGTCTCGAACTCGCCGCCGGCGAGGTATGGACGGACGCCGTCGCCCGCACCGTCGAGGCGGGTCTGGCCGGGATCGAGTGCCTCGCCGGCATCCCGGGCTCGGCCGGCGCGACCCCGATCCAGAACGTCGGCGCGTACGGCCAGGAGGTGGCCGGCACGATCACCGAGGTGGTCGCTTACGACCGCCGCTCCGGTGAGACGGTCACCATCCCCGCCACCGAATGCGCGTTCTCGTACCGGCACAGCCGTTTCAAGCAGGACCCGGACCGCTTCGTCGTGCTGCGCGTCCGGTTCGAGCTGGAGGACGCGGACGGCATGTCGGCGCCCGTCAAGTACGCCGAGACGGCCCGCACCCTGGGCGTCGAGCCCGGCGACCGGGTCCCGCTGGCGGCCGCCCGCGAGACGGTGCTCAAGCTGCGTGCGGGCAAGGGCATGGTGCTGGACCCGGAGGACCATGACACCTGGTCGGCGGGTTCGTTCTTCACCAACCCGATCCTGACGAACGGTGAGTACGAGGCCTTCCTCGCCCGTGTGCGAGAGCGTCTGGGCCCGGACGTCACCCCTCCTGCCTTCCCGGCGGGGGAGGACCGCACCAAGACCTCCGCCGCCTGGCTGATCGACAAGGCCGGCTTCACCAAGGGCTACGGCATGGGCCCGGCCCGTATCTCCACCAAGCACACGCTCGCCCTCACCAACCGCGGCGAGGCGACCACCGAAGACCTGCTGGCCCTGGCCCGCGAAGTCGTGGCCGGCGTCCGTGACGCCTTCGGAATCACGCTGGTGAACGAGCCGGTGACGGTCGGCGTGACCCTCTGA
- a CDS encoding DUF3291 domain-containing protein, translating into MPDVSWFTPDRPAPHTEAYVMASRFETRTLFGAFRFFLKAPGILRQLRSAPGAYGATLRARPLRRTFLTLSAWESRDALYRFAGSDPHRSSARALRPLMRDSAFTCWAVDADGLPLGWDEAERRLANQEATR; encoded by the coding sequence ATGCCCGATGTGTCCTGGTTCACACCCGACCGGCCCGCACCCCACACCGAGGCCTACGTCATGGCTTCGCGGTTCGAGACCCGCACCCTGTTCGGCGCCTTCCGGTTCTTCCTGAAGGCGCCCGGCATCCTGCGGCAGCTCCGTTCGGCGCCCGGTGCCTACGGCGCCACGCTCAGGGCCCGCCCACTGCGGCGGACCTTCCTGACGCTGTCCGCGTGGGAGTCCCGCGACGCGCTGTACCGGTTCGCGGGCAGCGACCCGCATCGCTCCAGCGCACGCGCGCTGCGGCCGCTGATGCGTGACTCGGCGTTCACCTGTTGGGCCGTGGATGCGGACGGGCTGCCGCTCGGCTGGGACGAGGCGGAGCGCAGGCTCGCGAACCAGGAGGCGACGCGCTGA